A region of Daphnia carinata strain CSIRO-1 chromosome 10, CSIRO_AGI_Dcar_HiC_V3, whole genome shotgun sequence DNA encodes the following proteins:
- the LOC130696325 gene encoding mitochondrial thiamine pyrophosphate carrier-like has product MKFMEDVVKKRTCTVLSERGLAGAVGGCATRFLCQPFDVLKIRFQVQIEPISKSSGSAVYRGIIQGLQHIVKGEGWTALWKGHVAAQALSATFGFVQFGLFEAITTYAFEQSPSLKSVQSGVNFSAGLGAGCLATIISFPFDTIRTRLIVQGEPKIYKGVMDVVSKMWAKEGALSLYHGLSPTLIQIGPYTGCQFAIYKFLIEMYEEAIDGKGAGLKSLTCGAVAGAVAKTLVYPLDLGKKRMQLQGFCNRHQYKGLLDCLATTVRNEGLAALLKGLSPSLLKAVFSSALQFYFYETTLEFLTRSNVRVKC; this is encoded by the exons ATGAAATTCATGGAAGACGTAGTGAAAAAACGAACGTGTACCGTGCTTTCTGAACGAGGGCTTGCCGGAGCAGTAGGAGGATGTGCCACTCGTTTCCTCTGCCAACCATTTGATGTGCTAAAAATAAGATTCCAA GTCCAAATAGAGCCAATCAGCAAATCAAGTGGTAGTGCTGTCTATAGAGGAATTATTCAAGGGTTGCAACATATTGTCAAGGGTGAAGGCTGGACAGCTCTCTGGAAGGGACATGTTGCTGCACAAGCACTCTCAGCTACATTTGGTTTTGTACAATTTGGTTTATTTGAGGCTATCACCACATATGCCTTTGAGCAATCTCCATCCTTAAAATCAGTGCAGTCTGGAGTTAATTTCTCAGCTGGTTTAGGGGCTGGATGTCTGGCTACAATAATATCCTTTCCTTTTGATACAATTAGAACAAGGCTTATTGTACAGGGAGAACCCAAG attTACAAGGGTGTAATGGATGTAGTATCAAAAATGTGGGCAAAAGAAGGAGCCCTTTCTTTATATCATGGATTGTCACCTACCTTGATCCAGATTGGGCCGTACACAGGCTGCCAATTTGCCATTTAcaaatttttgattgaaatgtATGAAGAAGCCATTGATGGAAAAGGTGCTGGTCTTAAAAGTCTCACTTGTGGGGCCGTAGCAGGAGCAGTTGCCAAGACTCTTGTTTATCCGCTGGACCTCGGAAAAAAGCGAATGCAGTTGCAAGGGTTCTGTAATAGGCACCAATATAAAGG TCTGCTAGATTGCCTTGCAACAACCGTCCGAAATGAAGGATTAGCTGCATTGCTCAAAg GTCTTAGTCCTAGCCTTCTTAAGGCAGTCTTTTCATCAGCGCTCCAGTTCTATTTTTACGAAACTACTTTGGAGTTTCTTACTAGGTCAAACGTTCGG GTGAAATGTTAG
- the LOC130696318 gene encoding spindle assembly abnormal protein 6 homolog, which translates to MSNPFSWGIKSPINPTNYIGMRPAEADKVFEKLVPVQLQLSSTEERKHFLRLSVELISSGISSTSFRKDLQIEITDEDDPYIFYSLRMSEDDFSVLKSQQGLLIDFSSFPSKFIQLVERCISEYQTESPKFLILIRYQNEMSKPCFVFEIVETNPFKHLCHLSLKLTEGGETQIKKHLSLKLRQLKEEQESNLQIMKGLEQQIDIERKNNAQKTAELELLKCDFQAKLQDMQQLLKIEYQTEKQLLLQTKMDLEQQFRQHQMNAEEKERSFLQQIKDLKEKNLQIENHAKETTSRLVKTEEECNRLQQELSSARRRGASLDADFHSKERTVNQLRTKIAVLEQELKDKDVLLAKQQDLLTAAQEQKGRLTSIVEEKDSVITRRESAVKTMTEELIKANDIIRKLQNDIRILNQKLKTRTDVAREQEKVLQLRDNEIARLRDELNGHSKLQDEVVELRSKNEEKESAIKNNEQIISYLNKQLNDLQLRSETTGRNPQWFSTPNDINGVGPKIPMSSLRSSPLQLGQTLENRENDEPLDPKYFQPKSYGGLVRKEKSSDRNPPNSKPSAYFKK; encoded by the exons ATGTCAAATCCATTTTCATGGGGCATCAAAAGCCCTATCAATCCGACAAATTACATAGGAATGCGACCAGCAGAAGCTGACAAAGTGTTCGAAAAACTTGTGCCCGTTCAGCTGCAGCTATCCTCAacagaagagagaaaacatttCTTGAGACTTTCAGTGGAATTGATTTCTTCTGGAATATCTTCAACTTCATTTCGCAAG GATTTACAAATTGAAATAACTGATGAAGATGATCCATACATTTTCTATAGCCTTCGGATGTCAGAAGATGATTTCTCTGTTTTAAAATCTCAACAGGGTCTCTTGATTGACTTTTCATCCTTCCCTTCAAAGTTCATTCAACTTGTTGAACGCTGTATATCAGAATATCAAACAGAATCTCCTAA ATTTCTTATTCTAATTCGATACCAGAATGAGATGTCAAAACCATGTTTTGTCTTTGAAATAGTTGAAACTAATCCTTTCAAGCATTTATGCCACCTTTCTCTCAAACTGACTGAAGGAGGTGAGACTCAAATAAAGAAGCATCTCTCACTTAAACTTCGACAActgaaagaagaacaagaaagcAACCTACAAATTATGAAAGGTTTAGAACAGCAAATTgacattgaaagaaaaaataatgcacAGAAAACAGCAGAATTAGAACTCTTGAAATGTGATTTTCAAGCAAAGCTACAGGATATGCAACAACTACTTAAAATTGAATACCAAACAGAGAAGCAATTGCTTCTCCAAACTAAAATGGACCTTGAGCAGCAGTTTCGGCAACATCAGATGAATGCTGAGGAAAAGGAGAGAAGCTTTTTACAACAAATTAAagacttaaaagaaaaaaatctacaaaTTGAAAACCATGCCAA AGAGACCACATCCCGTTTGGTGAAAACTGAAGAAGAATGCAATCGTCTTCAGCAAGAATTGTCGTCCGCGCGGCGTCGTGGAGCCAGTCTGGATGCAGATTTTCACAGCAAGGAGAGAACAGTGAATCAATTACGGACGAAAATAGCCGTCTTGGAACAA GAATTGAAAGACAAGGACGTGTTATTAGCGAAGCAGCAGGACCTCTTGACTGCAGCGCAAGAGCAAAAG GGTCGTTTGACGAGTATCGTTGAAGAAAAGGATTCTGTTATCACTCGACGCGAAAGTGCTGTTAAAACTATGACAGAAGAACTGATAAAGGCCAACGACATAATACGGAAATTACAAAATGACATTCGAATATTGAATCAAAAG TTAAAAACCCGCACAGATGTTGCAAGGGAGCAAGAAAAAGTATTGCAACTTAGAGACAATGAAATCGCTCGTTTGCGAGATGAGCTAAATGGACATTCAAAGTTGCAAGATGAAGTTGTTGAACTTCGAagtaaaaacgaagaaaaagaatcagcTATAAAAAATAACGAGCAGA tTATATCGTATCTAAACAAACAACTCAACGATCTCCAGCTCAGATCCGAAACCACTGGCAGAAATCCTCAATGGTTTTCCACGCCAAATGATATTAATGGCGTAGGACCCAAAATTCCTATGTCCTCACTAAGGTCCTCTCCACTGCAATTGGGTCAAACGCTCGAGAACAG AGAAAATGACGAACCACTAGATCCAAAATACTTTCAGCCTAAATCATATGGCGGACTTGTACGCAAAGAAAAGTCATCCGATAGAAATCCGCCTAATTCAAAACCATCggcatatttcaaaaaatga
- the LOC130696323 gene encoding WD repeat domain phosphoinositide-interacting protein 2-like isoform X2: MSQIRQENDSNSGGFFVNFNQDCTSLAVGTKICYRLFSLSSVDRLDLIYESSSELDGDVCLVERLFSSSLVAVVSLSSPRKLKVCHFKKGTEICNYSYSNTILAVKLNRARLVVCLEESLYIHNIRDMKVLHTIRDTPPNPQGLCALSPNNDHCYLAYPGSSSIGEVQIFDAYNLQAKTMIPAHDSPLAAIAFSSTGTLIATASEKGTVIRIFKVSDGARLHEFRRGVKRCATIYSLAFSADSNFLVASSNTETVHVFRLETTKDAQRPGSSSEEPQGWMGYLSKAVSVSASYLPTQVADVFSQGRAFATVHLPFQGVRNVCALATIQKVTRLLIASTDGYVYIYAINPLEGGDCTLLKQHRLDGSTESGPENSQSSEVHSGGQGKVKLDSTGSYALIVRGRPFSQMTDSEKFHDMERATEVPPVNHLRLDDDGEFPPMTQKLD; encoded by the exons ATGAGTCAAATCCGACAAGAAAATGACTCCAATTCAGGAGGTTTCTTCGTCAACTTTAACCAAGACTGCAC gtCTCTGGCTGTGGGAACAAAGATCTGCTACAGGctgttttctttgtcttctgtGGATCGCTTAGATCTCATATATGAAAGCAGTAGTGAATTGGATGGAGATGTGTGTCTTGTGGAAAGATTGTTTTCTAGCAGCCTCGTAGCAGTAGTCAGCTTATCATCCCCACGCAAGCTGAAAGTTTGCCACTTCAAGAAAGGAACAGAGATCTGCAATTACTCTTATTCCAATACCATTCTAGCTGTAAAACTTAACAGAGCT AGATTGGTAGTGTGTTTGGAGGAGTCTCTGTACATCCACAACATAAGAGATATGAAAGTTTTACATACTATACGTGACACTCCTCCAAACCCCCAAGGTTTATGTGCATTATCTCCCAACAATGACCATTGCTATCTAGCCTATCCTGGCTCTTCAAGTATTGGAGAAGTCCAAATTTTTGATGCCTACAATTTg CAAGCTAAAACCATGATACCAGCTCATGATTCGCCACTGGCTGCAATTGCCTTTAGCTCAACAGGAACTCTAATTGCGACTGCCTCCGAGAAAGGAACTGTTATTCGAATCTTCAAGGTGTCTGATGGCGCTCGTCTGCACGAGTTTCGACGAGGAGTAAAACGTTGTGCCACAATTTACAGCTTGGCATTCAGTGCTGATTCCAACTTTTTGGTTGCTTCATCAAATACAGAGACAGTTCATGTCTTCCGATTAGAAACCACCAAAGATGC ACAACGTCCTGGTTCATCTAGCGAAGAGCCTCAAGGCTGGATGGGTTACCTTTCCAAGGCAGTCTCTGTTTCTGCCAGCTATCTGCCAACTCAGGTGGCTGACGTATTCAGTCAAGGCAGAGCGTTTGCTACAGTTCATCTCCCATTCCAAGGCGTTCGAAATGTCTGCGCTCTCGCTAC AATCCAAAAAGTCACTCGTTTATTGATTGCATCAACGGATGGGTATGTTTACATTTATGCCATCAACCCGTTAGAAGGAGGTGACTGCACGTTGTTGAAGCAACATCG actGGATGGATCAACTGAAAGTGGTCCTGAAAATTCTCAATCGTCGGAAGTTCACAGTGGAGGCCAAGGCAAAGTCAAATTAGATTCGACAG GTAGCTACGCGCTCATTGTCAGGGGACGACCATTCTCTCAGATGACAG ATTCTGAAAAGTTCCACGATATGGAGCGCGCCACGGAAGTTCCACCGGTTAACCATCTACGCTTGGATGACGATGGAGAATTCCCGCCCATGACTCAAAAGCTGGATtga
- the LOC130696323 gene encoding WD repeat domain phosphoinositide-interacting protein 2-like isoform X1: MSQIRQENDSNSGGFFVNFNQDCTSLAVGTKICYRLFSLSSVDRLDLIYESSSELDGDVCLVERLFSSSLVAVVSLSSPRKLKVCHFKKGTEICNYSYSNTILAVKLNRARLVVCLEESLYIHNIRDMKVLHTIRDTPPNPQGLCALSPNNDHCYLAYPGSSSIGEVQIFDAYNLQAKTMIPAHDSPLAAIAFSSTGTLIATASEKGTVIRIFKVSDGARLHEFRRGVKRCATIYSLAFSADSNFLVASSNTETVHVFRLETTKDAQRPGSSSEEPQGWMGYLSKAVSVSASYLPTQVADVFSQGRAFATVHLPFQGVRNVCALATIQKVTRLLIASTDGYVYIYAINPLEGGDCTLLKQHRLDGSTESGPENSQSSEVHSGGQGKVKLDSTGSYALIVRGRPFSQMTADVLGDSEKFHDMERATEVPPVNHLRLDDDGEFPPMTQKLD; encoded by the exons ATGAGTCAAATCCGACAAGAAAATGACTCCAATTCAGGAGGTTTCTTCGTCAACTTTAACCAAGACTGCAC gtCTCTGGCTGTGGGAACAAAGATCTGCTACAGGctgttttctttgtcttctgtGGATCGCTTAGATCTCATATATGAAAGCAGTAGTGAATTGGATGGAGATGTGTGTCTTGTGGAAAGATTGTTTTCTAGCAGCCTCGTAGCAGTAGTCAGCTTATCATCCCCACGCAAGCTGAAAGTTTGCCACTTCAAGAAAGGAACAGAGATCTGCAATTACTCTTATTCCAATACCATTCTAGCTGTAAAACTTAACAGAGCT AGATTGGTAGTGTGTTTGGAGGAGTCTCTGTACATCCACAACATAAGAGATATGAAAGTTTTACATACTATACGTGACACTCCTCCAAACCCCCAAGGTTTATGTGCATTATCTCCCAACAATGACCATTGCTATCTAGCCTATCCTGGCTCTTCAAGTATTGGAGAAGTCCAAATTTTTGATGCCTACAATTTg CAAGCTAAAACCATGATACCAGCTCATGATTCGCCACTGGCTGCAATTGCCTTTAGCTCAACAGGAACTCTAATTGCGACTGCCTCCGAGAAAGGAACTGTTATTCGAATCTTCAAGGTGTCTGATGGCGCTCGTCTGCACGAGTTTCGACGAGGAGTAAAACGTTGTGCCACAATTTACAGCTTGGCATTCAGTGCTGATTCCAACTTTTTGGTTGCTTCATCAAATACAGAGACAGTTCATGTCTTCCGATTAGAAACCACCAAAGATGC ACAACGTCCTGGTTCATCTAGCGAAGAGCCTCAAGGCTGGATGGGTTACCTTTCCAAGGCAGTCTCTGTTTCTGCCAGCTATCTGCCAACTCAGGTGGCTGACGTATTCAGTCAAGGCAGAGCGTTTGCTACAGTTCATCTCCCATTCCAAGGCGTTCGAAATGTCTGCGCTCTCGCTAC AATCCAAAAAGTCACTCGTTTATTGATTGCATCAACGGATGGGTATGTTTACATTTATGCCATCAACCCGTTAGAAGGAGGTGACTGCACGTTGTTGAAGCAACATCG actGGATGGATCAACTGAAAGTGGTCCTGAAAATTCTCAATCGTCGGAAGTTCACAGTGGAGGCCAAGGCAAAGTCAAATTAGATTCGACAG GTAGCTACGCGCTCATTGTCAGGGGACGACCATTCTCTCAGATGACAG CTGATGTCCTAGGAG ATTCTGAAAAGTTCCACGATATGGAGCGCGCCACGGAAGTTCCACCGGTTAACCATCTACGCTTGGATGACGATGGAGAATTCCCGCCCATGACTCAAAAGCTGGATtga
- the LOC130696330 gene encoding small ribosomal subunit protein uS12, with protein sequence MGKPRGLRTARKHVNHRREQRWHDKEYKKAHLGTRWKANPFGGASHAKGIVLEKVGVEAKQPNSAIRKCVRVQLIKNGKKITAFVPNDGCLTFIEENDEVLVAGFGRKGHAVGDIPGVRFKVVKVANVSLLALYKEKKERPRS encoded by the exons ATGG GTAAACCACGAGGATTGCGCACTGCTCGCAAGCACGTGAACCATCGTCGTGAACAGAGATGGCACGACAAGGAATACAAGAAGGCTCATCTTGGTACCAGGTGGAAGGCCAATCCCTTCGGAGGTGCCTCTCACGCCAAGGGAATCGTCCTCGAAAAAGT TGGTGTTGAAGCCAAACAGCCCAACTCTGCTATCCGCAAGTGTGTTCGTGTCCAGCTCATCAAGAATGGCAAGAAGATCACAGCCTTCGTCCCCAATGATGGTTGCTTGACTTTCATTGAAGAAAACGATGAAGTCTTGGTTGCCGGATTCGGTCGTAAAGGCCACGCCGTCGGTGATATTCCGG GTGTCCGCTTTAAGGTCGTTAAAGTTGCCAACGTCTCGCTTTTGGCGCTGTACaaggagaagaaggaaagacCCCGTTCTTAA
- the LOC130696327 gene encoding transmembrane protein 141-like codes for MNNVSELKSRYTQIYPAFGSYTECMSRALFTGLSSTILGFSTAFCVQNLLKKRLPYPISGNILVSSFVAVVVGFKVTSVRAQSCQAAWLAAEEKHTFFTENDTKSN; via the exons ATGAACAACGTTAGTGAATTGAAGTCGCGATACACCCAAATTTATCCCGCATTTGGTTCTTACACAG AGTGTATGTCAAGAGCTCTTTTCACTGGACTGTCATCTACCATATTAG gCTTCTCCACAGCATTTTGTGTCcaaaatcttttgaaaaaaagattacCGTACCCTATCAGTGGAAACATATTGGTTTCAAGTTTTGTAGCCGTTGTAGTTGGCTTTAAAGTTACATCAGTAAGAGCTCAATCTTGCCAGGCAGCGTGGTTAGctgcagaagaaaaacacacattttttacTGAAAATGACACCAAATCTAATTAG
- the LOC130696323 gene encoding WD repeat domain phosphoinositide-interacting protein 2-like isoform X3 translates to MSQIRQENDSNSGGFFVNFNQDCTSLAVGTKICYRLFSLSSVDRLDLIYESSSELDGDVCLVERLFSSSLVAVVSLSSPRKLKVCHFKKGTEICNYSYSNTILAVKLNRARLVVCLEESLYIHNIRDMKVLHTIRDTPPNPQGLCALSPNNDHCYLAYPGSSSIGEVQIFDAYNLQAKTMIPAHDSPLAAIAFSSTGTLIATASEKGTVIRIFKVSDGARLHEFRRGVKRCATIYSLAFSADSNFLVASSNTETVHVFRLETTKDAQRPGSSSEEPQGWMGYLSKAVSVSASYLPTQVADVFSQGRAFATVHLPFQGVRNVCALATIQKVTRLLIASTDGYVYIYAINPLEGGDCTLLKQHRLDGSTESGPENSQSSEVHSGGQGKVKLDSTDSEKFHDMERATEVPPVNHLRLDDDGEFPPMTQKLD, encoded by the exons ATGAGTCAAATCCGACAAGAAAATGACTCCAATTCAGGAGGTTTCTTCGTCAACTTTAACCAAGACTGCAC gtCTCTGGCTGTGGGAACAAAGATCTGCTACAGGctgttttctttgtcttctgtGGATCGCTTAGATCTCATATATGAAAGCAGTAGTGAATTGGATGGAGATGTGTGTCTTGTGGAAAGATTGTTTTCTAGCAGCCTCGTAGCAGTAGTCAGCTTATCATCCCCACGCAAGCTGAAAGTTTGCCACTTCAAGAAAGGAACAGAGATCTGCAATTACTCTTATTCCAATACCATTCTAGCTGTAAAACTTAACAGAGCT AGATTGGTAGTGTGTTTGGAGGAGTCTCTGTACATCCACAACATAAGAGATATGAAAGTTTTACATACTATACGTGACACTCCTCCAAACCCCCAAGGTTTATGTGCATTATCTCCCAACAATGACCATTGCTATCTAGCCTATCCTGGCTCTTCAAGTATTGGAGAAGTCCAAATTTTTGATGCCTACAATTTg CAAGCTAAAACCATGATACCAGCTCATGATTCGCCACTGGCTGCAATTGCCTTTAGCTCAACAGGAACTCTAATTGCGACTGCCTCCGAGAAAGGAACTGTTATTCGAATCTTCAAGGTGTCTGATGGCGCTCGTCTGCACGAGTTTCGACGAGGAGTAAAACGTTGTGCCACAATTTACAGCTTGGCATTCAGTGCTGATTCCAACTTTTTGGTTGCTTCATCAAATACAGAGACAGTTCATGTCTTCCGATTAGAAACCACCAAAGATGC ACAACGTCCTGGTTCATCTAGCGAAGAGCCTCAAGGCTGGATGGGTTACCTTTCCAAGGCAGTCTCTGTTTCTGCCAGCTATCTGCCAACTCAGGTGGCTGACGTATTCAGTCAAGGCAGAGCGTTTGCTACAGTTCATCTCCCATTCCAAGGCGTTCGAAATGTCTGCGCTCTCGCTAC AATCCAAAAAGTCACTCGTTTATTGATTGCATCAACGGATGGGTATGTTTACATTTATGCCATCAACCCGTTAGAAGGAGGTGACTGCACGTTGTTGAAGCAACATCG actGGATGGATCAACTGAAAGTGGTCCTGAAAATTCTCAATCGTCGGAAGTTCACAGTGGAGGCCAAGGCAAAGTCAAATTAGATTCGACAG ATTCTGAAAAGTTCCACGATATGGAGCGCGCCACGGAAGTTCCACCGGTTAACCATCTACGCTTGGATGACGATGGAGAATTCCCGCCCATGACTCAAAAGCTGGATtga
- the LOC130696321 gene encoding putative GTP-binding protein 6 gives MTPNLIRCGSVIFRMTRYTSNHNLRALLQSPRRTSLFVRSFTGDKIPEDDYFKLELCSEEDNQDNHDYKDLVHRMHLFPSIGNQVVIVQPFVKWGPKKNELTTPDLMLEEAKGLIDSLPNWKCIDAVKIPVESLEKKNVFGSGQFESLQKKIGKNPNISAVFVNVNLLRGIQRKELTTAFRVPVYDRYSIVLQIFKERAKTREAKLQVAFAEIPYLRSCLVGLQKGTKSDGRGYGTLVGDGESYYESKLHLLERRELKIKKELEKMHKKRSLLKYERKKREFPVVAIVGYTNSGKTTLIKSLTGDSNIQPRNALFATLDVTVHGFKLPCNLTVLLIDTVGFISNIPLNLIAAFKATLNDAIDADMIIHLQDASHPDKRNQIATVNDTLKQLNIDAAKIILQVENKIDSIKTENPPSSCLRISAKHGTGLDELVERIQSKLLDVTSRKLLRFMVPNGGTEYSWLHKEATVVNYSHPKDPQYLILDVLVTPAIFGKLRSNYPNIRMLNK, from the exons ATGACACCAAATCTAATTAGATGTGGAAGTGTGATTTTTCGAATGACAAGATATACTTCAAACCATAATTTAAGGGCATTGCTTCAAAGTCCAAGACGTACTTCATTATTTGTCAGATCTTTTACTGGAGATAAAATACCTGAAGATGATTATTTCAAACTGGAACTTTGTTCTGAAGAAGACAATCAAGACAATCATGACTACAAAGATCTAGTTCATAGAATGCAtctttttccaagcataggaAATCAAGTTGTTATTGTTCAGCCATTTGTGAAATGGGgacccaaaaaaaatgaattaacaacACCAGATTTAATGTTGGAAGAAGCAAAAGGCCTTATTGATTCTCTCCCTAATTGGAAAT GTATTGATGCAGTGAAAATTCCCGTAGAATcgcttgaaaagaaaaatgtttttggtAGTGGCCAGTTCGAaagtttgcaaaaaaaaatcggtaaAAATCCCAATATATCGGCAGTTTTTGTCAATGTTAATCTTCTCCGAGGGATTCAAAGAAA AGAGTTGACGACAGCCTTCAGAGTTCCCGTTTATGACCGATACTCAATCGTGCTACAAATCTTCAAAGAAAGGGCCAAAACGCGAGAAGCTAAACTACAAGTAGCTTTTGCTGAAATACCATATTTGAG GTCTTGTTTAGTCGGACTccaaaaaggaacgaaaagtGACGGGAGGGGATACGGAACTTTAGTAGGAGATGGGGAATCATATTACGAGTCTAAGCTTCATTTGCTAGAAAGGAGAGagcttaaaataaaaaaagaattagaaaaaatgcATAAAAAGCGTTCGCTTTTGaaatatgaaagaaagaagagagaattCCCAGTTGTTGCAATAGTAGGATATACCAATTCGG GGAAAACTACCTTGATTAAGTCTTTAACTGGTGATTCTAACATACAACCACGGAATGCTCTTTTCGCTACTTTGGATGTAACTGTTCACGGGTTTAAGTTACCTTGCAACTTAACGGTATTACTGATAGACACCGTAGGGTTTATTTCCAATATACCCTTGAACTTGATTGCTGCCTTTAAAGCTACACTTAATGATGCGATCGATGCT GATATGATAATACATTTACAAGATGCGAGTCATCCCGATAAAAGAAATCAGATCGCAACCGTTAATGATACGCTTAAGCAATTAAACATTGATGCAGCTAAAATCATTCTTCAAGTAGAGAATAAGATCGATAGCATCAAAACGGAAAATCCTCCCTCTTCATGCTTACGAATTAGCGCAAAACATGGAACTG GATTGGATGAATTGGTTGAACGAATTCAGTCAAAGTTATTAGACGTTACAAGTCGTAAGCTTTTAAGGTTTATGGTGCCCAACGGGGGAACTGAATATAG ctgGTTGCATAAAGAAGCTACTGTGGTTAACTATTCTCATCCTAAAGATCCTCAGTATCTAATTCTTGATGTTTTGGTGACACCAGCTATTTTTGGGAAACTTCGTTCCAATTACCCTAACATTAGAATgttaaataaatga